One region of Thermoplasma sp. Kam2015 genomic DNA includes:
- a CDS encoding diacylglycerol/polyprenol kinase family protein yields MLAGYIEVAVGIIAAAISLLIDPNDFRVKYAVSLTVVPVLVLVFNGYVAVPIYVFSIITGTYLYTKKFYYPFMFLFASTLLSYIFFGDGSQWRAIDAAISTGMIVVMVFDSRERNFIKTNDTTRGLDRIKEMRRDYVQILAGAVIIGLLYFYGVDLSRILVTFGSLILYVIGNFFSARPDLMVGRFLQDLERSHTKLGIGSMWFASGIMLAYSMHDGLYLIMLIVFIISVGDSVATIIGVNVKSPKLAINRKKSVAGTLSLFVVSASFGFFVLGYIGIGYAAIGSIVEAASRYPLDDNMTVPFAISLVASAIKMI; encoded by the coding sequence ATGCTTGCCGGATATATTGAGGTTGCAGTGGGAATCATTGCAGCCGCGATATCTCTTCTTATTGATCCAAATGATTTCAGAGTGAAGTACGCCGTTTCACTCACAGTTGTCCCCGTGCTGGTTCTTGTCTTCAACGGATACGTGGCCGTACCAATATACGTATTTTCCATTATAACTGGAACATATCTGTACACAAAGAAATTTTATTATCCATTCATGTTTCTCTTCGCCTCTACGCTTCTGTCTTATATTTTCTTTGGGGATGGAAGCCAGTGGAGAGCCATTGACGCGGCAATAAGCACCGGTATGATAGTGGTTATGGTATTTGATTCAAGAGAGAGAAATTTTATCAAGACGAACGACACCACCAGGGGTTTGGATAGGATCAAGGAGATGAGGCGTGACTACGTTCAGATACTAGCAGGTGCGGTCATCATAGGCCTTCTGTATTTTTATGGTGTGGATCTGTCCAGGATACTGGTCACGTTCGGTTCCTTAATTCTATACGTCATCGGTAATTTCTTCTCCGCTCGACCAGATCTTATGGTAGGGAGGTTTCTCCAGGATCTGGAAAGAAGTCATACAAAGCTGGGTATAGGTTCAATGTGGTTCGCCTCAGGCATCATGTTGGCCTATAGCATGCACGATGGCCTGTATCTGATAATGCTAATAGTGTTCATAATATCCGTGGGCGATTCGGTTGCAACCATAATCGGTGTTAACGTTAAAAGCCCTAAGCTTGCCATTAATAGAAAGAAAAGCGTTGCTGGAACCCTTTCATTGTTTGTCGTTTCCGCATCATTTGGATTCTTCGTGCTTGGCTATATCGGAATAGGATATGCCGCAATAGGATCGATCGTCGAAGCCGCCTCACGATACCCACTGGATGACAATATGACCGTACC